A window from Planococcus maritimus encodes these proteins:
- the purF gene encoding amidophosphoribosyltransferase — translation MLAEIRGLNEECGIFGIWGHTNAAQLTYYGLHALQHRGQEGAGIVSTDGEALRALKGEGMVSEVFTPEKLEQITGTAAIGHVRYATAGGSGIENVQPLLFNSTTGSLAISHNGNLVNATQLKGHLERQGSIFQTTSDTEVLAHLIKRSGYESFEEKAKNALSLLKGAFACLVLTEEAMFVALDPNGLRPLSVGKMGDAWVVASETCAFDIVGAELVHSVEPGEFLIVNDDGMRKERFAYPEERSICTMEYVYFSRPDSDIDGINIHSARKRLGKQLAKEVHIDADVVTGVPDSSISAAIGFSEQSGIPYELGLIKNRYVGRTFIQPSQEMRERGVKMKLSPVRQVVKGKRVVMVDDSIVRGTTSRRIVALLKEAGATEVHVVISSPPIKNPCFYGIDISTSGELIAANNTVEEMREIIGADSLTFLSVDGMVQNIGRTDPGSKCGHCLACFTGEYPTNIYPDTVLPHEKEKVK, via the coding sequence ATGCTTGCTGAAATCAGAGGCTTAAACGAAGAATGCGGGATTTTTGGCATTTGGGGCCACACCAACGCAGCGCAACTTACGTATTATGGGCTTCATGCTTTGCAACACCGCGGCCAAGAAGGCGCAGGAATCGTTTCGACTGATGGAGAAGCTTTACGCGCTTTAAAAGGCGAAGGCATGGTCAGTGAAGTGTTCACTCCCGAGAAATTGGAGCAGATTACTGGCACTGCAGCAATTGGTCATGTCCGATATGCAACAGCAGGCGGCAGCGGCATCGAGAATGTCCAGCCTTTGCTGTTCAACTCGACAACTGGCAGCTTGGCGATTTCGCATAACGGCAATTTGGTCAACGCGACGCAATTGAAGGGCCATCTTGAGCGCCAAGGCAGCATTTTCCAAACGACCTCCGATACAGAAGTGCTTGCTCATTTGATCAAGCGCAGCGGTTACGAAAGTTTCGAAGAAAAAGCGAAAAATGCCTTGTCTTTGTTAAAAGGGGCATTTGCGTGTTTAGTTCTGACAGAAGAAGCCATGTTTGTGGCACTCGACCCGAACGGATTACGCCCTTTGTCTGTCGGGAAAATGGGGGATGCGTGGGTAGTTGCTTCTGAAACTTGCGCATTCGATATTGTCGGTGCGGAACTTGTCCATTCGGTAGAACCTGGGGAATTCCTCATTGTGAATGATGACGGCATGCGCAAGGAACGTTTTGCTTATCCAGAAGAGCGTTCAATTTGCACGATGGAGTACGTCTATTTTTCCCGTCCGGACTCGGATATTGATGGCATCAATATCCACTCTGCAAGAAAACGGCTCGGCAAGCAATTGGCGAAAGAAGTTCATATCGATGCGGACGTCGTTACAGGTGTTCCTGATTCGAGTATCTCTGCCGCAATTGGCTTTTCCGAACAAAGTGGCATCCCGTATGAACTTGGGCTCATCAAAAATCGCTATGTCGGCCGGACGTTCATCCAGCCTTCACAGGAAATGCGAGAACGCGGCGTTAAGATGAAATTGTCTCCGGTCCGCCAAGTGGTCAAAGGCAAGCGCGTTGTCATGGTTGATGACTCGATTGTTCGTGGAACGACTTCACGGCGTATCGTCGCCTTGCTGAAAGAAGCGGGAGCGACGGAAGTTCATGTCGTGATTAGTTCGCCGCCGATCAAGAATCCTTGTTTTTATGGCATTGATATTAGCACATCGGGTGAATTGATCGCTGCGAACAATACAGTGGAAGAGATGCGCGAAATCATCGGAGCGGATTCGCTGACATTTTTGTCGGTTGACGGGATGGTACAAAACATCGGCCGCACGGATCCAGGTTCGAAATGCGGCCATTGCCTGGCATGTTTCACTGGCGAATACCCAACGAATATCTATCCAGATACCGTGTTACCGCACGAAAAAGAAAAAGTGAAATAG
- the purL gene encoding phosphoribosylformylglycinamidine synthase subunit PurL: MSVTLEPNTQQIKEQKIYQQMGLSDAEFKMVEDILGRTPNYTETGLFSVMWSEHCSYKNSKPVLSRFPTKGDHVLQGPGEGAGIVDIGDGQAAVFKMESHNHPSAIEPYQGAATGVGGIIRDVFSMGARPVALLNSLRFGELETPRVKYLFEEVVAGIAGYGNCIGIPTVGGEVQFDASYDGNPLVNAMCVGLIDHKDIQKGVAKGTGNPVMYVGAKTGRDGIHGATFASEELTDASDEKRPAVQVGDPFMEKLLLEACLELVKSDALIGIQDMGAAGLTSSSAEMASKAGSGIEMDLDHVPQRETGMTAYEMMLSESQERMLIVVKQGREPEIVELFEKYGLDAVTVGRVTDDSTLRLKHKGEIVAEVPVDALAEDAPVYHQKSSVPQYYKEFQELPNEEPKVEDHQSTLMSLLQQPTIASKEWVYNQYDHQVRTSTVVSPGSDAAVIRVRGTNKGLAMTTDCNSRYIYLDPETGGKIAVAEAARNVVVSGGRPLAITDCLNFGNPEKPEIFWQLEKAADGMSAACLQLNAPVIGGNVSLYNETSGTAIYPTPTIGLVGLVEDLKHVTTQDAKKQGDFVYLVGGTMTEFGGSELQKMVEGRIFGKAPSIDLEVEEQRQSQILSAIQQGLVQSAHDTAEGGIAVALAEKTFGNGLGVEVTLTGSKTTALFSETQSRFLLTVSPEHTQAFEETVKDARKIGEVTGDHMIVKGEDGAVWIDESVETLRSAWKGAIPCLLKSEA; this comes from the coding sequence ATGTCAGTCACGCTTGAGCCGAATACGCAGCAGATTAAAGAACAGAAAATCTACCAGCAGATGGGTTTGTCGGACGCTGAATTCAAAATGGTTGAAGATATACTCGGCAGAACGCCAAATTATACGGAGACCGGTTTGTTTTCTGTCATGTGGTCTGAACATTGTTCCTATAAAAATTCCAAGCCGGTGTTGTCAAGATTCCCGACTAAAGGCGACCATGTATTGCAGGGGCCCGGAGAAGGCGCGGGCATCGTCGACATTGGCGACGGCCAGGCTGCGGTATTCAAAATGGAATCGCATAACCACCCGTCCGCGATTGAACCTTATCAAGGCGCAGCGACAGGCGTTGGCGGCATTATTCGTGATGTGTTCTCCATGGGCGCACGACCGGTTGCTCTATTGAACTCGTTGCGCTTTGGGGAACTAGAGACACCGCGCGTCAAGTATCTGTTTGAAGAAGTGGTTGCTGGTATCGCTGGCTACGGCAATTGCATCGGCATCCCAACAGTCGGCGGCGAAGTGCAATTCGATGCATCGTATGATGGCAATCCGCTTGTCAATGCGATGTGTGTCGGTTTGATCGATCATAAAGACATCCAAAAAGGCGTCGCTAAAGGCACTGGCAATCCGGTTATGTACGTTGGCGCGAAAACTGGCCGTGATGGCATTCACGGCGCAACATTTGCTTCAGAAGAATTGACGGACGCATCTGACGAGAAACGCCCAGCAGTCCAAGTTGGCGACCCTTTCATGGAGAAATTGCTCTTAGAAGCATGTCTTGAACTCGTGAAATCGGATGCGCTAATCGGCATTCAGGACATGGGGGCAGCTGGACTGACTTCATCTTCAGCCGAAATGGCATCTAAAGCCGGATCTGGCATTGAGATGGACCTCGATCACGTCCCGCAGCGCGAAACAGGCATGACGGCATATGAAATGATGCTGTCAGAATCCCAGGAACGCATGCTGATCGTGGTTAAACAAGGACGCGAGCCGGAAATTGTCGAGCTGTTTGAAAAGTATGGCTTGGACGCTGTAACAGTCGGGCGCGTAACGGACGATTCAACTTTGCGCTTGAAGCATAAAGGCGAAATCGTCGCGGAAGTGCCGGTCGATGCATTAGCAGAAGATGCACCGGTCTATCATCAGAAATCGAGCGTGCCGCAATATTATAAAGAATTCCAGGAATTGCCGAACGAAGAGCCGAAAGTCGAAGACCATCAGTCAACTTTGATGTCGCTCTTGCAGCAACCGACCATCGCTTCAAAAGAATGGGTTTACAATCAATACGACCACCAAGTGCGCACGAGCACAGTCGTTTCTCCGGGCTCTGACGCAGCGGTCATCCGTGTACGCGGAACGAATAAAGGCTTGGCAATGACAACGGATTGCAACTCACGCTATATTTACTTGGATCCGGAAACCGGAGGCAAGATTGCCGTTGCAGAAGCTGCACGCAATGTCGTCGTCTCAGGCGGACGCCCGCTTGCGATCACAGATTGCCTGAACTTTGGCAACCCGGAAAAGCCAGAGATTTTCTGGCAGCTCGAAAAAGCGGCGGACGGCATGTCTGCAGCTTGCTTGCAATTGAATGCACCGGTCATCGGCGGAAACGTCTCTTTATATAATGAAACGAGCGGTACGGCTATTTACCCGACACCGACCATTGGGCTTGTAGGCCTCGTGGAAGATTTAAAGCACGTCACGACACAGGATGCCAAAAAACAAGGCGATTTCGTTTACCTCGTTGGCGGCACCATGACGGAATTCGGCGGCAGTGAATTGCAGAAGATGGTGGAAGGCCGTATTTTCGGTAAAGCACCATCGATCGATTTGGAAGTGGAAGAACAGCGCCAATCACAAATCCTATCAGCGATTCAGCAAGGTTTGGTCCAATCTGCTCACGATACAGCAGAAGGCGGCATTGCAGTAGCGCTGGCCGAAAAAACATTCGGCAACGGGCTTGGGGTTGAAGTCACATTGACGGGTTCAAAAACGACTGCACTATTCAGCGAAACACAGTCACGCTTTTTGCTGACGGTGTCGCCTGAACATACTCAAGCGTTCGAGGAAACGGTGAAAGATGCACGGAAAATCGGTGAAGTCACGGGTGATCACATGATCGTCAAAGGGGAAGACGGAGCCGTATGGATCGATGAATCGGTCGAAACGCTCCGCTCCGCCTGGAAAGGGGCTATACCATGCTTGCTGAAATCAGAGGCTTAA
- the purN gene encoding phosphoribosylglycinamide formyltransferase produces the protein MKNRTKLAVFASGNGSNFQALYDATQDGRLDADIAFVVADKPSAFVLERAKQAGVPAFSFTPRDYASKQAYEEMLVGKLEEAGVEWLALAGFMRLVGPVLLTAYENRIVNIHPSVLPAFPGKDAIGQTLEAGAEEAGVTVHFVDEGMDTGAIIAQRSFPVNGQNRETVERKIHDIEHQLYPESLQQLFSRQQSV, from the coding sequence ATGAAGAATAGAACAAAATTGGCCGTTTTCGCTTCTGGAAACGGCTCTAATTTTCAAGCGCTTTACGACGCGACACAAGACGGGCGGCTCGATGCGGACATTGCATTTGTCGTGGCGGATAAGCCGTCAGCGTTTGTCCTGGAACGGGCAAAGCAGGCGGGAGTTCCCGCATTTTCGTTTACACCGCGTGATTATGCATCCAAACAGGCATATGAAGAGATGCTAGTGGGAAAATTGGAGGAAGCGGGAGTCGAGTGGCTCGCGCTGGCTGGATTTATGCGTTTGGTTGGCCCGGTTTTGCTTACTGCTTACGAAAACCGCATCGTCAATATCCACCCATCGGTGCTGCCGGCGTTCCCGGGTAAAGACGCCATCGGGCAGACGCTAGAAGCCGGGGCGGAAGAAGCTGGAGTCACCGTCCATTTTGTCGATGAAGGCATGGATACAGGAGCAATCATTGCACAGCGCTCGTTTCCAGTGAATGGACAGAACCGTGAAACCGTAGAACGCAAAATCCATGACATCGAACATCAATTATATCCTGAGAGTTTGCAACAATTATTCAGCCGGCAGCAGTCGGTCTAG
- a CDS encoding GNAT family N-acetyltransferase: MNWYEKLNQYFPVEEMKSKEHMDTLLKEKGSVYYKDEGPYHVLMYAEFPSFSFVDYLFVSKESRGMGIGKKTLQMLKDKNKPIILEVEPVDYEDTDSEKRLRFYAREGFEHAASIGYCRRSLATGEENSMEILYWAPNNETEEEIFEAMKKMYEDIHTYKDEHFYGESYDPVSDVLTRKEQDQKDILKPFSDPVNK; encoded by the coding sequence ATGAACTGGTATGAAAAATTGAATCAATATTTCCCAGTGGAGGAAATGAAATCGAAAGAGCATATGGACACTTTGCTGAAGGAAAAAGGCAGTGTCTACTACAAAGATGAGGGTCCTTATCATGTCCTAATGTATGCGGAATTCCCAAGCTTCTCGTTCGTGGACTATTTATTTGTATCGAAAGAGTCACGTGGCATGGGTATTGGCAAGAAAACTTTGCAAATGCTTAAGGACAAGAACAAACCGATCATCTTGGAAGTTGAACCGGTCGATTACGAAGACACGGATTCCGAGAAACGCCTGCGCTTCTATGCACGCGAAGGTTTTGAACATGCCGCATCAATCGGCTATTGCCGCCGTTCACTCGCGACTGGCGAAGAAAACTCAATGGAGATTCTTTACTGGGCGCCGAACAATGAAACCGAAGAAGAGATTTTTGAAGCGATGAAGAAAATGTATGAAGACATTCATACGTATAAAGACGAACATTTCTACGGCGAGTCGTATGATCCGGTTTCAGACGTCTTAACGAGAAAAGAACAAGACCAGAAGGATATCCTGAAACCATTCAGCGATCCGGTCAATAAGTAA
- the purM gene encoding phosphoribosylformylglycinamidine cyclo-ligase yields MSKAYEKAGVNIEAGYEAVKRMKSHVERTARTGMLGAFGGFGGMFDLSELNLKQPVLVSGTDGVGTKLKLAFMADKHDTIGIDCVAMCVNDIVAQGAEPLFFLDYIACGKAVPEKIEQIVKGVADGCVDAGAALIGGETAEMPGLYDADEYDIAGFAVGAAEKADIVTGERIQAGDVLVGLASSGIHSNGYSLVRHILFGAEEGSLDKTVAGFEQLGTLESLLLEPTKIYAKTVQSIRKQADVHGMAHITGGGFIENLPRMMPKGLGVEIELGSWPVLPVFDLLKEQGELADRDLYSVFNMGIGFAVAVSEAEAQQAIQAAEASGDKAYVIGRVTDVEGVQFQGSQDGTLHEE; encoded by the coding sequence GTGTCTAAAGCGTATGAAAAAGCAGGCGTCAATATCGAAGCAGGCTATGAGGCCGTCAAGCGGATGAAATCTCATGTTGAACGTACCGCACGCACCGGAATGCTCGGTGCATTCGGCGGATTCGGCGGCATGTTCGATTTGTCCGAGCTGAATTTGAAACAACCGGTTCTCGTCTCCGGAACAGACGGTGTCGGCACGAAGCTAAAACTGGCTTTTATGGCGGATAAGCACGATACGATCGGCATCGATTGTGTGGCGATGTGCGTCAACGATATCGTCGCACAAGGTGCGGAACCTTTGTTTTTCCTCGATTATATTGCTTGCGGCAAAGCGGTTCCCGAAAAAATTGAACAAATCGTCAAAGGTGTTGCGGATGGCTGCGTGGATGCAGGCGCCGCATTGATTGGCGGCGAAACCGCTGAAATGCCTGGGCTATATGACGCCGATGAATACGATATTGCCGGCTTTGCGGTCGGTGCTGCAGAAAAAGCGGATATCGTGACAGGCGAGCGCATTCAAGCAGGTGACGTGTTGGTCGGGCTTGCTTCAAGTGGCATCCACTCGAACGGTTATTCGCTCGTGCGCCATATTTTATTCGGTGCGGAGGAAGGTTCATTGGATAAGACAGTGGCAGGCTTTGAACAACTTGGCACGCTCGAATCCTTGTTGCTGGAGCCGACGAAAATTTATGCCAAGACCGTTCAGTCGATCCGCAAACAGGCAGATGTTCACGGCATGGCGCATATCACAGGCGGTGGATTTATCGAAAACTTGCCGCGCATGATGCCTAAAGGGCTGGGTGTAGAAATCGAGCTAGGCTCTTGGCCCGTACTTCCGGTGTTTGACTTGTTAAAAGAGCAAGGAGAATTAGCAGACCGCGATTTGTATTCGGTCTTCAATATGGGCATTGGCTTTGCCGTGGCAGTTTCTGAAGCTGAAGCCCAACAAGCGATTCAAGCAGCTGAAGCAAGCGGCGACAAAGCCTATGTCATCGGCCGCGTGACAGATGTAGAAGGTGTCCAGTTCCAAGGCAGTCAGGACGGGACTTTACATGAAGAATAG
- a CDS encoding adenine deaminase C-terminal domain-containing protein — protein sequence MVNPLWKNTEIRKQLKIVSKELSPDLVLTNATYLHGIFKKWVNGNIWIDGDRIVYAGQDMPKIDDSTEVVDVSGKWIVPGYIEPHVHPYQLYNPQQFADYAAQGGTTGFISDNLPLFLALENEKAFTLLDRMAELPFTFYWWTRFDSQTELVGEDQKFTSKAVGEWLERPDVILGGELTGWPKLLAGDDQMLYWIQKAKISLKKIEGHFPGASEKTLARMKLLGADGDHEAMTVDEVETRLLHGYGVTLRHSSIRPDLPELLAGIVERELNVFDKLMMTTDGSTPVFHKDGVIDMCIQIALDAGVPAIDAYMMASYNVARYYNLTSLHGLIATGRYADLNILDAIDNPVPSGVISKGVWLKRDGEKVRSLDEVDWSVLPELDLDFELTDDDFQFSMPFGVEMVNDVITKPYSVSVDTNVERLSKEHGESFLMLIDKNGKWRVNTLIKGFATEVDGFASSYTNTGDIVLIGKSQKDMWKAFEAVKRLRGGIVLVEDGETVCELPLPIGGIMSDLPMESLMEQETELKKALKQRGYEHGDAVYTLLFLMATHLPYVRITQKGIYDVMNKTILFPAFMRGQ from the coding sequence ATGGTAAACCCTTTATGGAAAAATACAGAAATACGGAAACAATTGAAAATTGTATCGAAAGAATTGTCCCCGGATCTTGTGCTGACGAACGCGACTTATCTGCACGGGATATTTAAAAAATGGGTGAATGGAAATATATGGATCGATGGAGACCGTATCGTTTACGCAGGACAAGACATGCCAAAAATTGATGATTCGACAGAAGTAGTGGACGTCAGCGGCAAATGGATCGTTCCTGGCTATATCGAGCCCCACGTCCACCCGTATCAACTCTACAATCCCCAGCAATTTGCCGATTATGCTGCGCAAGGCGGAACAACCGGGTTCATCTCAGACAACTTGCCGTTATTTTTAGCGTTAGAAAATGAGAAAGCGTTTACATTACTTGACCGTATGGCGGAACTCCCGTTCACGTTTTACTGGTGGACACGCTTCGATTCGCAGACGGAACTCGTCGGGGAAGACCAAAAATTCACCTCGAAAGCAGTTGGCGAATGGCTAGAGCGTCCAGATGTCATCTTAGGCGGAGAATTAACAGGCTGGCCGAAGTTATTGGCTGGCGACGATCAAATGCTTTATTGGATCCAAAAAGCAAAAATCAGTTTGAAGAAAATTGAGGGGCATTTCCCCGGAGCTTCCGAGAAAACCTTGGCACGCATGAAATTGCTCGGTGCTGACGGAGACCATGAAGCGATGACTGTTGATGAAGTGGAGACGCGCTTATTGCATGGCTACGGCGTGACGCTGCGCCATTCCTCGATCCGTCCGGATTTGCCAGAATTATTAGCGGGAATTGTTGAGCGGGAATTGAATGTGTTCGATAAATTAATGATGACAACAGATGGCTCAACGCCCGTCTTTCATAAAGATGGCGTCATAGATATGTGCATCCAAATCGCGCTCGACGCAGGTGTTCCAGCAATTGATGCCTACATGATGGCTTCTTATAATGTAGCGCGTTATTACAATCTGACGAGCTTGCACGGTTTGATCGCAACGGGGCGCTATGCGGATTTGAATATTCTCGATGCGATCGACAACCCAGTGCCGAGCGGCGTCATTTCCAAAGGGGTCTGGCTCAAGCGCGATGGCGAGAAAGTGCGCTCACTCGATGAAGTGGATTGGTCGGTACTGCCGGAATTGGATCTTGACTTTGAATTGACCGATGACGATTTCCAGTTTTCGATGCCGTTTGGTGTGGAGATGGTCAATGATGTCATCACCAAACCCTATTCCGTAAGCGTCGATACGAACGTTGAGCGCTTATCGAAAGAACATGGCGAAAGCTTCCTCATGCTTATCGATAAAAATGGCAAATGGCGGGTAAATACCTTGATCAAAGGATTCGCGACAGAAGTCGATGGGTTTGCTTCTTCTTATACCAACACAGGCGATATTGTACTGATTGGCAAAAGTCAAAAAGACATGTGGAAAGCATTTGAAGCCGTGAAGCGTCTAAGAGGCGGAATTGTCTTAGTCGAAGATGGCGAGACCGTCTGCGAATTGCCGCTGCCTATTGGCGGCATCATGTCTGATTTGCCGATGGAATCGTTAATGGAGCAGGAAACTGAGCTGAAGAAAGCTTTGAAACAACGCGGCTATGAACATGGCGACGCTGTCTACACCTTATTGTTCTTGATGGCGACGCATTTGCCTTATGTGCGCATCACCCAAAAAGGCATTTATGACGTCATGAATAAAACCATTCTATTCCCAGCGTTCATGAGAGGCCAGTAA
- the purH gene encoding bifunctional phosphoribosylaminoimidazolecarboxamide formyltransferase/IMP cyclohydrolase, with protein sequence MKRRALMSVSDKSGILEFARELVKMDVEILSTGGTRKHLEDNGVPTTAVDEVTGFPEILGGRVKTLHPLIHGGLLAKHDDSEHQQQMDDNGIAPIEFVCVNLYPFRETISKPDVSVDDAIENIDIGGPTMLRSAAKNHAYVTVIVDSGDYEAVLAELREQQTTSPELRRKLAAKVFRHTAAYDAYISNYLTDLTDEQYPEQLTLTYELSQALRYGENPHQKAAFYKSALGSDFSIAHATQLHGKELSYNNIQDANAALQIIKEFTMPASVAVKHMNPCGVGTGNTLSESFQKAYEADSTSIFGGIVALNREVDLETAQQLSQIFLEIVIAPSFTEEALAELGKKKNIRVLTVPFETKRRDKWNTVTVEGGLLVQEPDTFGYEDAEIRVVTERQPTEQELEALKLGWSVVKHVKSNAIVVCDESMTLGVGAGQMNRVGAAAIALEQAGEKASGAAMASDAFFPMSDTVETAAKAGIKAIIQPGGSKKDQESIDAANAHGIAMVFTGIRHFKH encoded by the coding sequence ATGAAAAGAAGAGCATTGATGAGCGTATCGGACAAATCCGGTATTTTGGAATTTGCCCGTGAATTAGTGAAGATGGATGTTGAAATTCTGTCGACGGGCGGCACACGCAAACATTTAGAAGACAATGGCGTGCCGACAACTGCAGTGGATGAAGTGACCGGTTTCCCTGAAATCCTCGGGGGGCGCGTAAAAACCTTGCATCCGTTGATTCACGGCGGACTGCTCGCGAAACACGACGATAGCGAGCATCAGCAGCAAATGGATGACAACGGCATCGCGCCGATCGAGTTTGTCTGTGTGAATTTATACCCATTCCGTGAAACCATTTCAAAACCGGATGTGTCAGTAGACGATGCCATCGAAAACATTGATATCGGCGGCCCAACGATGCTGCGTTCTGCAGCGAAAAACCACGCATATGTGACGGTCATCGTCGATTCAGGCGATTACGAAGCAGTGCTAGCAGAACTGCGCGAACAACAAACAACAAGTCCGGAGCTGCGCCGGAAACTCGCTGCGAAAGTATTCCGCCATACAGCGGCATACGATGCATACATTTCCAATTATTTGACGGACCTGACAGATGAGCAGTATCCAGAGCAATTGACCCTTACATATGAATTGTCCCAAGCGCTTCGCTACGGGGAAAACCCGCACCAAAAAGCAGCGTTCTATAAGAGTGCGCTCGGTTCGGATTTCTCGATCGCACATGCCACGCAATTGCATGGCAAAGAACTTTCCTATAATAATATCCAAGATGCCAATGCGGCGCTTCAAATCATTAAGGAATTTACGATGCCGGCGAGTGTCGCAGTCAAGCATATGAATCCTTGCGGCGTCGGTACCGGCAATACGCTTTCCGAATCGTTCCAAAAAGCGTATGAAGCGGACTCGACATCGATCTTTGGGGGCATCGTCGCCTTGAACCGCGAAGTCGATCTTGAGACCGCACAGCAATTGTCGCAGATTTTCCTTGAGATCGTCATTGCGCCATCGTTCACAGAAGAAGCACTGGCAGAACTCGGCAAAAAGAAAAACATCCGAGTATTGACGGTACCGTTTGAAACCAAACGCCGCGATAAGTGGAATACCGTCACAGTTGAAGGCGGCTTGCTTGTTCAAGAGCCGGATACGTTCGGCTATGAAGATGCTGAGATTCGCGTCGTGACGGAGAGGCAGCCGACAGAACAAGAACTTGAAGCTTTGAAACTTGGTTGGAGTGTCGTCAAGCATGTGAAATCCAATGCCATTGTCGTCTGTGACGAGTCGATGACTTTAGGCGTCGGGGCTGGGCAAATGAACCGTGTGGGTGCAGCTGCCATTGCACTCGAGCAAGCAGGCGAGAAAGCAAGTGGCGCAGCGATGGCCTCGGATGCATTCTTCCCGATGTCTGATACGGTCGAAACAGCGGCGAAGGCCGGCATCAAAGCGATCATTCAGCCAGGTGGATCGAAAAAAGATCAGGAATCGATCGATGCAGCGAATGCGCACGGCATCGCAATGGTCTTCACAGGCATCCGTCATTTCAAACATTAA
- the purD gene encoding phosphoribosylamine--glycine ligase — protein MNVLVIGKGGREHALAHQFAISPSVAKVYVAPGNDGMKQDAQLVDIHETDFEALARFAEDNEIAFTFVGPEQPLSEGIVDFFQARGLKVFGPDKAAARIEGSKAFAKELMKQYKIPTAAYESFTNTEEAITYIKQQGAPIVIKADGLAAGKGVVVAQSEQEAIDAVKDMLDGQKFGDSGSTVVIEDFLDGEEFSFMSFVQDGKIYPMAISQDHKRAFDGDKGPNTGGMGAYSPVPQISEAVIEETFAKIVRPTVDAMAQEGTPFNGILYAGIILTAQGPKVIEFNARFGDPETQVVLPRLKTDLGAFIASILDGISMDLEWDDRPVLGVVIAAEGYPGTAAKGAVLPELDKLDGVTVTHAGTKGADGRFTANGGRVLLVAGSGETLADAQQTVYHALKQLEWGGFFYRTDIGWRAI, from the coding sequence ATGAACGTATTGGTTATCGGGAAGGGCGGACGTGAACACGCACTCGCGCATCAATTTGCCATCTCACCGTCGGTCGCGAAAGTTTACGTCGCGCCAGGCAATGACGGCATGAAACAGGATGCACAGCTTGTGGATATCCATGAGACGGATTTTGAAGCTTTGGCAAGGTTTGCTGAGGACAATGAAATTGCCTTTACATTCGTTGGGCCGGAACAACCGCTGTCAGAAGGTATCGTTGATTTCTTCCAAGCACGCGGCTTGAAAGTTTTTGGTCCCGACAAAGCCGCTGCACGCATCGAAGGCAGCAAAGCATTTGCCAAGGAATTGATGAAGCAATACAAGATCCCGACTGCAGCTTATGAAAGTTTTACAAACACGGAAGAAGCTATAACTTATATCAAGCAGCAAGGCGCGCCGATTGTCATTAAAGCAGATGGACTTGCAGCCGGCAAAGGTGTGGTCGTCGCACAAAGTGAACAGGAAGCAATCGATGCAGTGAAGGATATGCTGGATGGCCAGAAATTTGGCGACTCGGGATCGACTGTCGTCATCGAAGACTTTTTGGATGGTGAGGAATTTTCCTTTATGTCCTTTGTCCAAGACGGCAAGATCTACCCGATGGCCATTTCACAAGACCATAAACGTGCGTTTGATGGCGATAAGGGTCCAAACACAGGCGGTATGGGCGCATATTCGCCAGTGCCGCAGATTTCGGAAGCGGTCATCGAGGAGACTTTTGCGAAAATCGTTCGTCCGACGGTAGATGCGATGGCTCAAGAAGGCACGCCGTTCAATGGCATTTTATATGCAGGCATCATCTTGACTGCTCAAGGACCGAAAGTAATCGAGTTCAATGCGCGCTTCGGCGATCCGGAAACGCAAGTGGTCTTGCCGCGCCTAAAGACTGACCTTGGCGCATTCATTGCAAGCATCCTGGACGGGATAAGCATGGATCTTGAATGGGATGACCGGCCGGTACTCGGTGTGGTCATCGCGGCGGAAGGTTATCCGGGCACTGCCGCGAAAGGAGCCGTTTTGCCGGAGTTGGATAAACTAGACGGGGTAACCGTGACACATGCTGGCACGAAAGGCGCTGATGGTCGGTTTACAGCAAATGGTGGCCGAGTCCTGCTCGTTGCCGGCAGCGGAGAAACCTTAGCAGATGCTCAGCAAACAGTCTACCACGCACTTAAACAATTGGAGTGGGGCGGTTTCTTTTACCGCACAGATATCGGCTGGCGTGCAATCTAA